The Gemmatimonadota bacterium genomic interval GCACCTCTGGTCGATCCACCGGAAGATCATGCTGCCAAGGGCGACCCTACGAGGAGATCTACGACCTGATGGCGATGCGGGTTCTCACCGATTCGGTGCAAAGCTGCTACGGAGCTGAGGATAAGGATCATCGGGACTGCCATATCCGTTCCGATTCCACCATTCTCCCGCCCGTCCGTAAGCGGCAGCGTTCCGGAGCATTCAACGTCCAGGCACTTCCCGCCCCGAGCTGCGATCCCTTATCATGCGTTGTCCCCCTGCCACCTCTGGAGGCCTCCGGTGCGTCGAGCTTCAACCGTCCGCTACACCTACGCGGACCACCAAACCATCCCGGAAGACCACCGGCGCCACGAGATCGTGGACGGCGAGCTGTTCGTGACGCCCACGCCGCGGGTCAACCACCAGCGGGTAGCCGTTGACGTCATATTGGCGCTGGAGGCGCGGGCCCGCGAGCACGATCTGGGGATGGCTGTAGGCCCCATCACCGTGCACCTCCACGACGAGCTGGTGCTGGAGCCGGATGTCGTCTTCATCCGGAAGGACCGACTGGAGATCGCCGATCCCGAAGGGGACGTGCACGGTCCCCCCGACCTCGTGGTGGAGATCCTGTCGCCGAGCAGCAAGAGCTACGACCGGAACCTCAAGCGGAAGCGCTATCTGGAGAGCGGGGTGGAGGAGGTGTGGATCATCGACATCGACGAGCGAATGGTGGAGGTCTGGCGCCCGGAATCGGAGGAGCCGGAGCAGGTCAGGGACGTCCTGCGCTGGCATGTCGCCGGCCGCGCTTTCGAGATCCCGCTCCTCGAGGTGTTCCGGGGGGTGTAGGCGACTGAGACCATCCGGACCTTTCGCCAGGAACCGGTGTTCCGAGCATTTCTGGACGGCCACGTATGCGCGGGTCATCCTCGCACATCTACGATTGCCCGTACATTCAGAGAGATGGCTACGACGTCGACCACCACTCCCCCGTCGACCCCGACCATCCGCGGCCTCCCCCGCCCCCTCGCCCGGGCTCTGGAAGCGTACGCGGATCGGCTGGACGTCGACGCGATTCGCGACGCCTACGAGCTCGCGGCAGAGGCGCATGCGGGACAGACCCGTGCGTCGGGGCAGGAGTACGTAACCCACACAATCGAAGTGGCGACTCTCCTCGCGCAGCTTCGACTCGACACCGCATCGATCATCGTCGGCCTGATCCACGACGTGGTCGAGGACACCGAGATTTCGCTAGCGGACCTGGAGCAGCGCTTCGGCAGCGAAGTGGCGACGATCGTCGACGGCGTCACAAAACTGGGCAAGGTCCAGTTCCAGTCCGCCACAGAGCAGCAAGTCGAGAACTACCGAAAGATGCTGCTCTCCATGGCCGAGGATGCCCGGGTAATCCTTGTGAAGCTCGCCGACCGAGTGCACAACATGCGCACGCTCGAGCACCTGTCCGAGAACAAGCGCCGACGGATCGCTCTCGAGACCCGTGAGATATACGCGCCGCTCGCTCATCGGCTGGGGATGGCCGCGATCCGGTGG includes:
- a CDS encoding Uma2 family endonuclease, yielding MRRASTVRYTYADHQTIPEDHRRHEIVDGELFVTPTPRVNHQRVAVDVILALEARAREHDLGMAVGPITVHLHDELVLEPDVVFIRKDRLEIADPEGDVHGPPDLVVEILSPSSKSYDRNLKRKRYLESGVEEVWIIDIDERMVEVWRPESEEPEQVRDVLRWHVAGRAFEIPLLEVFRGV